From Melitaea cinxia chromosome 3, ilMelCinx1.1, whole genome shotgun sequence, one genomic window encodes:
- the LOC123669320 gene encoding eukaryotic translation initiation factor 3 subunit H translates to MASRAGTSRRVPENEAAITYVQCDGLAVMKIVKHCHEESYSNMEVAQGALLGLVVENRLEITNCFPFPKHDDTMDEEEYQLDMMRRLRRVNVDHFHVGWYQSADVGNFLSQSLLESQYHYQTSIEESVVVIYDTKKSARGFLTLKAYRLTPQAIAMYKERDYTPEALRNLKIGYESLFIEVPIVIRNSPLTNIMMSEISEMIPEEEGSKFLDLGTASVLEGQLRSLMDRVDELNQEAIKFNRYQLLVVRQQQDKHRWLLKRAQENAARAAKDEPPLPEEDVNKLFKPHTVPPRLNPMIVAGQINTYSQHISQFCSQSLAKLYLTQALQNAKDTKQNN, encoded by the exons GCGGTAATGAAAATAGTAAAGCACTGTCATGAAGAGTCATACAGTAACATGGAAGTGGCTCAAGGAGCGCTGCTAGGATTGGTAGTAGAAAACAGGCTGGAGATAACGAACTGCTTTCCCTTCCCGAAGCATGACGACACAATGGATGAAGAGGAATACCAACTTGATATGATGCGAAGACTCCGTCGTGTTAATGTAGATCATTTTCATGTTGGATG gTACCAGAGTGCAGATGTGGGTAATTTCTTGAGTCAGTCACTGTTGGAGTCTCAGTACCACTATCAGACGTCAATTGAAGAAAGTGTTGTAGTTATTTATGACACTAAGAAGTCAGCGAGAGGTTTTCTGACTTTGAAGGCCTACCGTCTCACACCTCAA GCGATTGCGATGTACAAGGAGAGAGATTACACTCCAGAGGCATTACGTAACTTGAAGATTGGTTATGAGAGCCTATTCATCGAGGTGCCTATTGTTATCCGTAACTCGCCACTTACAAATATAATGATGTCAGAGATTTCCGAGATGATACCCGAGGAGGAAGGTTCCAAGTTCCTCGACCTTGGCACTGCTTCAGTGCTCGAAg gtCAATTAAGGAGCTTGATGGATCGAGTTGACGAACTGAACCAAGAGGCGATCAAGTTCAACCGTTACCAACTTCTGGTAGTACGTCAGCAGCAAGATAAACACCGTTGGTTATTGAAACGTGCCCAAGAAAATGCAGCCCGAGCTGCTAAAGACGAACCCCCACTACCAGAGGAAGATGTTAACAAACTTTTTAAGCCACACACAGTACCTCCAAGGCTAAATCCTATGATCGTCGCTGGTCAAATCAACACATACAGCCAGCATATAAGTCAGTTCTGTTCACAAAGTCTCGCTAAGTTGTATCTGACACAAGCACTCCAAAACGCTAAGGACACGAAGCAGAATAActag